One stretch of Acropora muricata isolate sample 2 chromosome 12, ASM3666990v1, whole genome shotgun sequence DNA includes these proteins:
- the LOC136892160 gene encoding integrin beta-1-like — MKRRLCLLVSIFLYWGYFCTPAVDACTRLTKCNQCIGEANCAWCSDKDFGSSRCDSQKILELNGCSNISNPKSESKIQQDSNVGAKVQVQPKKIRLNLRAGNTAKFTLTVRPAENYPVDLYYLMDMSSSMKDDLGNLRSLAGQMATTMKEITSNFKLGFGSFVDKAVSPFVRTELKLPCDNNSCVATYGFKNVLPLVNDTVEFQTKINQQIISGNLDAPEGGFDALMQVAACEKEIGWSRNGTSRRLVVFATDDSFHIAGDGKLGGIVTPNDGKCHLDSNGYYTKSKDQDYPSIAQLHEKLQESNVLPIFAVTKQFASLYKSVSTMWSDLGAVTGTLATDSDNVVELIKNKYEEIVSTVSLVYKEPERVSVTVKANCGPNSVNTQTRMCSNVKLGQKVSFDVSVKLEGCPTKDADKAKSFVVRVPGFGSVELELNYICQCDCEQADRKEYNSSACNKLGALTCGLCACNEGRFGKFCQCDTPFSKTEQDKCKSSNSTDEPLCSGRGECACGECVCRVEQGQRFYGKLCECNDFSCPEYEGNLCGGAERGVCRCRKCQCKDKYHGDACDQKNCTFFPPETICKQDAKSEMCGGADRGRCVKDSVNCYKCQCNKEFDGTYCENCPNCENGMCTRNVDCALCSTFQGKSLKECKQSGKCEENVLEVQIVDDIKKKTDEGLYRCEGIDGQDGCTYYFTTETEADSKNFVLYVQKDKVSCPTEAPVLPIVLGVVGGILFLGLLILIVIKALFTMVDRIEYQKFERERMHSKWTREKNPLYQAAKTTFENPTYAGGRQ, encoded by the exons ATGAAGCGAAGGCTTTGCTTGTTGGTGTCTATATTTCTCTACTGGGGTTATTTTTGCACTCCAG CTGTGGATGCATGCACAAGGTTAACAAAGTGCAACCAGTGTATAGGAGAAGCGAATTGTGCGTGGTGTTCTGACAAG GATTTTGGAAGTTCCCGCTGTGACTCACAGAAGATATTAGAACTCAATGGATGTTCCAACATTTCAAACCCAAAAAGCGAGTCTAAAATTCAGCAG gACAGTAATGTAGGTGCAAAAGTGCAAGTTCAGCCAAAGAAAATCAGGTTAAACCTAAGAGCAG GAAATACAGCCAAATTTACCCTAACAGTGAGGCCTGCAGAAAATTATCCTGTGGATCTTTATTACCTTATGGATATGTCTTCGTCCATGAAAGATGATTTAGGCAATTTACGAAGTCTAGCCGGCCAAATGG CCACCACAATGAAGGAGATAACCtcaaattttaaacttggtTTTGGTTCATTTGTGGACAAGGCAGTTTCTCCTTTTGTCAGAACTGA gtTGAAATTACCTTGTGATAACAACTCTTGTGTTGCCACTTATGGCTTCAAAAATGTCCTTCCTTTGGTGAATGATACAGTGGAATTTCAG ACTAAAATCAACCAGCAGATTATCTCTGGTAACCTGGATGCACCAGAAGGTGGATTTGATGCGTTAATGCAAGTAGCAGCATGTGAAAAG GAAATTGGTTGGTCTCGTAATGGAACTTCACGAAGGCTTGTTGTGTTTGCAACTGATGATTCATTCCATATTGCTGGCGATGGAAAG CTTGGTGGGATTGTGACTCCTAATGATGGAAAATGCCATTTAGACAGCAATGGATATTATACAAAGTCTAAAGATCAG GATTATCCATCCATTGCTCAGTTGCACGAAAAGCTTCAAGAGAGCAATGTGTTGCCAATATTTGCTGTAACAAAACAATTTGCAAGTCTTTACAAG AGTGTAAGTACCATGTGGAGTGACTTGGGAGCTGTTACAGGGACGCTTGCTACTGACTCTGATAATGTGGTAGAGCTGATTAAAAACAAATATGAG GAAATTGTGTCCACAGTTAGCTTGGTGTACAAGGAACCAGAAAGGGTCTCAGTGACTGTCAAAGCTAATTGTGG ACCCAATTCTGTGAACACTCAAACTCGCATGTGTTCAAACGTCAAACTGGGACAAAAG GTGAGTTTTGACGTCTCTGTGAAGTTAGAGGGGTGCCCAACAAAGGACGCTGATAAGGCAAAAAG tTTTGTGGTCCGTGTCCCCGGTTTTGGATCTGTCGAGCTGGAGCTAAATTATATATGTCAGTGCGATTGTGAGCAAGCTGACAGGAAG GAGTATAACAGCAGTGCGTGCAATAAACTAGGGGCACTTACCTGCGGTTTATGTGCATGCAACGAGGGAAG ATTTGGTAAATTTTGTCAATGTGACACACCCTTCAGCAAAACAGAGCAGGATAAATGTAAGAG TTCAAACTCTACCGACGAACCATTGTGCAGTGGAAGAGGAGAGTGCGCATGCGGGGAATGTGTTTGCCGAGTG GAGCAAGGACAAAGATTCTATGGCAAACTCTGTGAATGTAACGATTTCTCGTGTCCTGAATATGAAGGCAATTTGTGTGGAG GTGCTGAGCGTGGCGTCTGCCGTTGTCGAAAATGTCAGTGCAAAGACAAGTATCATGGCGACGCATGTGATCAGAAGAATTGCACCTTCTTTCCCCCTGAGACAATTTGCAAACAAGATGCAAAATCT GAAATGTGCGGTGGTGCGGACAGAGGTCGATGCGTCAAAGATTCTGTGAACTGTTACAAGTGTCAGTGTAATAAAGAATTCGATGGCACCTACTGTGAAAACTGTCCT aaTTGTGAGAACGGTATGTGTACACGGAATGTCGATTGCGCGCTGTGTTCAACATTTCAAGGAAAATCGCTAAAGGAATGCAAACAATCCGGGAAATGCGAAGAAAATGTACTGGAAGTTCAAATCGTGGATGATATCAAGAAGAAAACCG ATGAAGGACTTTATCGTTGCGAGGGAATTGATGGACAAGATGGTTGTACTTATTACTTTACCACCGAAACGGAGGCAGACAGCAAGAATTTTGTGCTGTATGTTCAGAAGGACAAAG TGAGTTGCCCGACAGAGGCTCCCGTGTTACCTATTGTACTTGGAGTTGTAGGTGGAATATTGTTTCTCGGCCTCCTCATCTTGATTGTTATTAAAGCTCTTTTCACCATGGTG